A stretch of Bordetella genomosp. 13 DNA encodes these proteins:
- the argH gene encoding argininosuccinate lyase, with protein sequence MANTPSSSQDQFANKAQAWSARFSEPVSDLVKRYTASVGFDQRLARHDIRGSLAHADMLAAQGIIPAQDLADIQRGMQQILSEIDAGTFQWLLDLEDVHLNIEKRLVELVGDAGKRLHTGRSRNDQVATDIRLWLRDEIDTIIDLLRQLRRALATVALEHAGTIMPGFTHLQVAQPVTFGHHLLAYAEMFGRDAERLADCRKRVNRLPLGAAALAGTSYPIDRERVAATLGFDGVCRNSLDAVSDRDFAIEFCAAAALVMTHVSRLSEELVLWMSPRVGFIDLADRFCTGSSIMPQKKNPDVPELARGKTGRVNGHLVALLTLMKGQPLAYNKDNQEDKEGLFDTVDTLRDTLTLFADMAGGIRVKADNMRAAALQGFATATDLADYLVKRGLPFRDAHEVVAHAVRDCEQRGIDLADLSLAELQGYHAAIEADIHQVLTLEGSVAARKHIGGTAPERVREEAQRVLAETA encoded by the coding sequence ATGGCAAATACCCCCTCTTCCTCGCAGGACCAGTTCGCAAACAAGGCGCAGGCCTGGTCCGCCCGGTTCTCCGAACCCGTCTCCGACCTGGTCAAGCGCTACACCGCCTCGGTAGGCTTCGACCAGCGCCTGGCGCGCCACGACATCCGCGGCTCGCTGGCCCACGCCGACATGCTGGCCGCGCAGGGCATCATCCCCGCCCAAGACCTGGCCGACATCCAGCGCGGCATGCAGCAGATCCTGTCCGAAATCGACGCCGGCACGTTCCAGTGGCTGCTCGACCTCGAAGACGTGCACCTGAACATCGAAAAGCGGCTGGTCGAGCTGGTGGGCGATGCCGGCAAGCGGCTGCACACGGGCCGCTCGCGCAACGACCAGGTGGCCACCGACATCCGCCTGTGGCTGCGCGACGAGATCGACACCATCATCGACCTGCTGCGCCAGCTGCGCCGCGCGCTGGCCACCGTGGCGCTCGAGCACGCCGGCACCATCATGCCGGGCTTCACGCACCTGCAGGTGGCACAGCCGGTCACCTTCGGCCACCATCTGCTGGCCTACGCCGAGATGTTCGGCCGCGACGCGGAGCGCCTGGCCGACTGCCGCAAGCGCGTCAACCGCCTGCCGCTGGGCGCGGCCGCGCTGGCCGGCACCTCGTACCCCATCGACCGCGAACGCGTGGCCGCCACGCTGGGCTTCGATGGCGTATGCCGCAACTCGCTCGACGCCGTGTCCGACCGTGACTTCGCCATCGAATTCTGCGCCGCCGCCGCCCTGGTCATGACGCACGTGTCGCGGCTGTCCGAAGAGCTGGTGCTGTGGATGAGCCCGCGCGTGGGCTTCATCGACCTGGCCGACCGCTTCTGCACCGGCAGCTCCATCATGCCGCAGAAGAAGAACCCCGACGTGCCCGAGCTGGCGCGCGGCAAGACCGGTCGCGTCAACGGCCATCTGGTGGCCCTGCTGACGCTGATGAAGGGTCAGCCGCTGGCCTACAACAAGGACAACCAGGAAGACAAGGAAGGCCTGTTCGACACCGTCGATACGCTGCGCGACACGCTGACCCTGTTCGCCGACATGGCCGGCGGCATCCGCGTCAAGGCAGACAACATGCGCGCGGCCGCGCTGCAGGGCTTCGCCACCGCCACCGACCTGGCCGACTACCTGGTCAAGCGCGGCCTTCCGTTCCGCGACGCCCACGAAGTGGTCGCCCACGCGGTACGCGACTGCGAACAGCGCGGCATCGACCTGGCCGACCTGTCGCTCGCCGAGCTGCAGGGCTACCACGCCGCCATCGAGGCCGACATCCACCAGGTGCTGACCCTGGAAGGCTCGGTGGCCGCACGCAAGCACATCGGCGGCACCGCCCCCGAACGCGTACGCGAGGAAGCGCAGCGCGTGCTGGCCGAAACGGCCTGA
- a CDS encoding nitroreductase family protein translates to MTANALDALLSRRSTKLLRAPAPNEDELARILQAGMCAPDHGALRPWRYVLIRGEAIGRLADMALDAVKRSGDKRMTPEKEKSVREWLAAVPLVIAVAQKIEHDNPKIPEQEQLLATGASVMNVLNAVHMLGYAAFWSTGLGTYVEEVQESLGLDALDYRFLGFVAVGTLAVELPPLRRPDYREFVTEWTGVAA, encoded by the coding sequence ATGACTGCCAACGCTCTCGACGCTCTGCTCAGCCGCCGTTCCACCAAACTATTGCGCGCGCCCGCGCCCAACGAAGACGAACTCGCCCGGATCCTGCAGGCGGGCATGTGCGCGCCCGATCATGGCGCGCTGCGCCCGTGGCGCTATGTGCTGATCCGCGGCGAAGCCATCGGCCGTCTGGCCGACATGGCGCTGGACGCGGTCAAGCGCAGCGGCGACAAGCGCATGACGCCCGAGAAGGAAAAGTCGGTGCGCGAATGGCTGGCCGCCGTGCCGCTGGTGATCGCCGTGGCGCAGAAAATCGAGCACGACAACCCGAAGATTCCGGAGCAGGAGCAATTGCTGGCCACCGGTGCCTCGGTGATGAACGTGTTGAACGCGGTCCACATGCTGGGCTATGCGGCCTTCTGGAGCACGGGCCTGGGCACCTACGTGGAAGAAGTGCAGGAGTCGCTGGGCCTGGATGCGCTGGACTATCGATTCCTGGGCTTCGTGGCGGTGGGCACGCTGGCCGTGGAACTGCCTCCGCTGCGTCGCCCCGACTATCGCGAGTTCGTCACCGAATGGACGGGCGTGGCCGCTTAG
- the cadR gene encoding Cd(II)/Pb(II)-responsive transcriptional regulator encodes MKIGELAKAAGTTVETVRYYEKEGLLPAPQRGLNNYRSYGQPHLERLKLIRNCRALDMTQEEIRAILALADNHETGCGPINELFDEHIAHVDARIAELTQLRVQLSDLRRRCLSARPDAEDCGILHGLAEMETEERPARHTHLG; translated from the coding sequence ATGAAGATCGGCGAACTTGCCAAGGCGGCCGGCACCACGGTGGAGACCGTCCGCTATTACGAAAAGGAAGGCCTGCTGCCGGCGCCGCAGCGCGGCCTGAACAACTACCGCAGCTATGGCCAGCCGCACCTGGAACGCCTGAAGCTGATCCGCAACTGCCGCGCGCTGGACATGACGCAGGAAGAGATCCGCGCCATCCTTGCGCTGGCCGACAATCACGAAACCGGCTGCGGCCCCATCAACGAGCTGTTCGACGAGCACATCGCGCATGTCGACGCCCGTATTGCGGAGCTGACCCAGCTGCGCGTCCAACTGAGCGATCTGCGCCGGCGTTGTCTGTCCGCCCGCCCGGACGCGGAAGACTGCGGCATCCTGCATGGCCTGGCCGAGATGGAAACCGAGGAGCGTCCCGCGCGTCATACCCATCTGGGATAG
- a CDS encoding heavy metal translocating P-type ATPase yields the protein MPSTPSSARKTLRPTAVPVAVAEPHAHDGCCHGHAHDRVPQGQSGRDHVHDHVHGHSHDHEHEHEHEHAQDHARHHGGMAGGQAAANPTPSILRAGAGQHLARLRIGQMDCPTEETLIRRKLAGMAEVHDLDFNLMQRVLTVVHAEDALDRIMAAIRSLGMTPEPLRDDAPAGPTPAEAPRGWRMLAVAGVLAAASEAAHFAGLPLAATAVLALLSLLACGGSTYRKGWIAVRNGNLNINALMSIAVTGAVLIGQWPEAAMVMVLFNVAELIEARALDRARNAVRGLLDLAPQSATVRQPDGGWAEVPAAHLKPGDLVRVRPGERIAADGDVAEGRSSVDQSPITGESLPVDKEPGDPVYAGTVNASGSFDYRVTAAAGNTTLDRIIHAVEQAQGARAPTQRFIDRFSRVYTPAVVGLALVVAVAPPLLWGQAWLDAVYRALALLIIACPCALVISTPVSVVSGLTAAARRGVLVKGGVYLEEGRRLAWLALDKTGTLTRGAPVQTDMDVIRAGSPGGTPALQAAVSLAARSDHPVSRALAVAADAPEALPVDDFAALPGRGVSGRIGAETMYLGNRRLMRELGLADAALEARIDALEQDGKTAVALAAGGQVLLVAAVADTLRPGSAEAVADLHTLGVRTLMLSGDNARTVRAMADRAGIDEARGDLLPEDKLAAIESKLGTRGRVGMVGDGINDAPALARADIGFAMGAAGTGTAIETADVALMDDDLRKIGTFVRLSRATHRVLMQNIALALGIKALFLVLAVSGHATLWMAVFADVGAALLVVANGLRLLRAAK from the coding sequence ATGCCCAGCACGCCAAGCTCCGCTCGCAAGACACTACGCCCCACAGCCGTTCCCGTTGCCGTGGCCGAACCGCACGCCCACGACGGCTGCTGCCATGGCCATGCCCACGATCGCGTCCCGCAAGGCCAATCGGGCCGCGACCACGTCCATGACCATGTGCATGGACATTCCCACGACCACGAACACGAGCACGAACACGAGCACGCCCAGGACCATGCCCGGCACCACGGCGGCATGGCGGGCGGGCAGGCCGCCGCCAACCCGACGCCCTCCATCCTGCGCGCCGGCGCGGGCCAGCATCTGGCACGGCTGCGCATCGGGCAGATGGACTGCCCCACCGAGGAAACGCTGATCCGACGCAAGCTGGCCGGCATGGCCGAGGTGCACGATCTGGATTTCAACCTGATGCAGCGCGTGCTGACCGTCGTACATGCCGAGGATGCGCTGGACCGGATCATGGCCGCCATCCGCTCGCTGGGCATGACGCCCGAGCCGCTGCGGGACGACGCGCCCGCGGGCCCGACGCCCGCCGAGGCCCCGCGCGGCTGGCGCATGCTGGCCGTGGCCGGCGTGCTGGCGGCGGCATCCGAGGCGGCGCATTTCGCCGGACTGCCGCTGGCCGCGACCGCGGTGCTGGCCCTGCTGTCCCTGCTGGCCTGCGGGGGCTCGACCTACCGCAAGGGCTGGATCGCCGTGCGCAACGGCAATCTCAACATCAATGCCCTGATGAGCATCGCGGTGACGGGCGCCGTGCTGATCGGCCAATGGCCCGAGGCCGCCATGGTCATGGTCCTGTTCAACGTGGCGGAGCTCATCGAGGCGCGGGCGCTGGACCGGGCGCGCAACGCCGTGCGCGGCCTGCTCGACCTGGCGCCGCAAAGCGCCACGGTGCGACAGCCCGATGGCGGCTGGGCCGAGGTTCCAGCCGCCCATCTCAAGCCCGGCGACCTGGTGCGCGTGCGGCCCGGCGAGCGCATCGCGGCCGACGGCGACGTGGCCGAGGGCCGCTCGTCCGTCGACCAGTCGCCCATCACCGGCGAGAGCCTGCCCGTGGACAAGGAGCCGGGCGACCCGGTCTATGCCGGCACCGTGAACGCCTCGGGCAGCTTCGACTACCGCGTCACCGCCGCGGCCGGCAACACCACGCTGGACCGCATCATCCATGCCGTCGAGCAGGCCCAGGGCGCCCGCGCGCCGACCCAGCGCTTCATCGACCGGTTCTCGCGCGTATACACGCCGGCCGTGGTGGGCCTGGCCTTGGTGGTGGCCGTGGCGCCGCCCCTGCTGTGGGGCCAGGCGTGGCTGGACGCGGTGTACCGCGCACTGGCGCTGCTGATCATCGCGTGCCCGTGCGCACTGGTGATCTCGACGCCGGTCAGCGTGGTCAGCGGGCTGACCGCGGCGGCGCGGCGCGGCGTCCTGGTCAAGGGCGGCGTGTATCTGGAAGAAGGCCGCCGCCTTGCGTGGCTGGCCCTGGACAAGACCGGCACGCTGACGCGCGGCGCCCCCGTGCAGACCGACATGGACGTCATCCGGGCAGGCAGCCCGGGCGGTACGCCGGCCTTGCAGGCCGCGGTCAGCCTGGCCGCGAGGTCCGACCATCCCGTCTCACGCGCACTGGCCGTGGCCGCCGACGCGCCCGAAGCGCTGCCGGTGGACGACTTCGCCGCCCTGCCCGGCCGCGGCGTCAGCGGCCGCATCGGCGCCGAGACCATGTACCTGGGCAACCGGCGGCTGATGCGCGAACTGGGCCTGGCGGACGCCGCGCTCGAGGCCCGCATCGACGCCCTGGAGCAGGACGGCAAGACCGCCGTGGCCTTGGCGGCCGGCGGCCAGGTGCTGCTGGTGGCCGCCGTGGCCGACACGCTGCGGCCAGGCAGCGCCGAGGCCGTGGCCGATCTGCACACGCTGGGCGTGCGCACGCTGATGCTCAGCGGCGACAACGCCCGCACCGTGCGCGCCATGGCCGACCGGGCCGGCATCGACGAGGCCCGCGGCGACCTGCTGCCGGAAGACAAGCTGGCCGCCATCGAGAGCAAGCTCGGCACCCGGGGCCGCGTGGGCATGGTGGGCGACGGCATCAACGATGCGCCCGCGCTGGCGCGCGCCGACATCGGCTTTGCCATGGGCGCGGCCGGCACGGGCACCGCCATCGAGACCGCCGACGTGGCGCTGATGGACGACGACCTGCGCAAGATCGGCACTTTCGTGCGCCTGTCGCGCGCCACGCACCGCGTACTGATGCAGAACATCGCGCTGGCGCTGGGCATCAAGGCCCTGTTCCTGGTGCTGGCGGTGTCCGGCCACGCGACGCTGTGGATGGCCGTGTTCGCCGACGTGGGCGCCGCGCTGCTGGTGGTAGCCAACGGGTTGCGCCTGCTGCGGGCCGCCAAATAA
- a CDS encoding amino acid ABC transporter substrate-binding protein, which translates to MKFSVRTLLVAGVMQLAALGAAHAQSELDAIKKAGAIKIGTEGTYAPFTFHDASGLTGFDVEIGRAIAQQLGVKAEFIEGKWDGLIAGLDVKRYDVVINQVGITEARQAKYDFSDPYISSPAALIVRNDNKDIKTFADLKGKRSANTLTSNFGKLAQSYGAEIVPVQGFNESVDLLLSRRVDATVNDKLSYLDFKKQKPNAPVQAVAYAEGKDLNASGVLMRKNNPELREAINKALATIKSDGTYKKISEKYFGTDLTTAQ; encoded by the coding sequence ATGAAATTCTCTGTCCGCACTTTGCTCGTCGCCGGCGTCATGCAGCTGGCCGCCCTGGGCGCCGCCCATGCCCAGTCCGAACTGGACGCCATCAAGAAGGCCGGCGCCATCAAGATCGGCACCGAAGGCACCTATGCGCCCTTCACTTTCCATGACGCCTCGGGCCTGACCGGCTTCGACGTAGAGATCGGCCGCGCCATCGCGCAGCAGCTCGGCGTGAAGGCCGAGTTCATCGAAGGCAAGTGGGACGGCCTGATCGCGGGCCTGGACGTCAAGCGCTACGACGTGGTCATCAACCAGGTCGGCATCACCGAGGCCCGCCAGGCCAAGTACGACTTCTCGGATCCGTACATCTCCTCGCCCGCCGCCCTGATCGTGCGCAACGACAACAAGGACATCAAGACCTTCGCCGACCTGAAGGGCAAGCGCTCGGCCAACACGCTGACCAGCAACTTCGGCAAGCTGGCGCAGAGCTACGGCGCCGAGATCGTGCCGGTGCAGGGCTTCAACGAGTCCGTGGACCTGCTGCTGTCGCGGCGCGTGGACGCCACCGTCAACGACAAGCTGTCGTACCTGGACTTCAAGAAGCAGAAGCCCAATGCGCCCGTGCAGGCCGTGGCCTATGCCGAAGGCAAGGACCTGAACGCGTCGGGCGTGCTGATGCGCAAGAACAACCCCGAGCTGCGCGAGGCCATCAACAAGGCGCTGGCAACCATCAAGTCGGACGGCACCTACAAGAAGATCTCCGAGAAGTACTTCGGCACCGACCTGACCACCGCCCAGTAA
- a CDS encoding ABC transporter permease subunit (The N-terminal region of this protein, as described by TIGR01726, is a three transmembrane segment that identifies a subfamily of ABC transporter permease subunits, which specificities that include histidine, arginine, glutamine, glutamate, L-cystine (sic), the opines (in Agrobacterium) octopine and nopaline, etc.) → MPQDNATLVPAWLQLMADSFWPLLQAGLTFTVPLTLLSFAAGLVLAFVVALIRLFGPWPLVALVRFYVWLIRGTPLLVQLFVIFYGLPSVGIVLDPLPAALIGFTLNVGAYNSEVIRAAIESISKGQWEAAYSLSMTRGQAMRRTILPQAARVAVPPLANSFISLVKDTSLAAVLTVPEIFQAAQRIAAVTYEPLILYVEAALIYLAFSSVLSALQTRLERRYGQHAAFAGTLR, encoded by the coding sequence ATGCCCCAGGATAACGCCACGCTGGTACCGGCATGGCTGCAGTTGATGGCCGACTCGTTCTGGCCGCTGCTGCAGGCCGGCCTGACATTCACCGTTCCGCTGACTCTGCTGTCCTTCGCCGCCGGCCTGGTGCTGGCGTTCGTGGTGGCGCTGATACGGCTGTTCGGCCCGTGGCCCCTGGTGGCGCTGGTGCGCTTCTACGTGTGGCTGATCCGGGGCACGCCGCTGCTGGTGCAGCTGTTCGTGATCTTCTACGGGCTGCCCAGCGTGGGCATCGTGCTCGATCCGCTGCCCGCGGCGCTGATCGGCTTCACGCTCAACGTGGGCGCCTATAACTCAGAGGTGATACGCGCGGCCATCGAGTCGATTTCCAAGGGCCAATGGGAGGCCGCGTATTCGCTCAGCATGACGCGCGGCCAGGCCATGCGCCGCACCATCCTGCCGCAGGCCGCGCGCGTGGCCGTGCCGCCGCTGGCCAATTCCTTCATCTCGCTGGTCAAGGATACGTCGCTGGCCGCCGTGCTGACGGTGCCCGAGATCTTCCAGGCCGCGCAGCGCATCGCCGCCGTCACGTACGAACCCCTGATCCTGTACGTCGAGGCCGCGCTGATCTACCTGGCCTTCAGTTCGGTGCTGTCCGCGCTGCAGACTCGTCTGGAGCGACGCTACGGGCAACATGCCGCCTTTGCCGGAACGCTGCGATGA
- a CDS encoding amino acid ABC transporter ATP-binding protein, whose amino-acid sequence MIRLQSISKTFDGNQVLHGVDVDIPEGSVTALIGPSGSGKSTLLRCVNLLEVPEAGDLTLGQEALRFTASPPSLEAVQRIRRQTGMVFQNFQLFPHQTVVANVMEGLITVQKWDKARARQRALDLLEKVGMSAKADAWPATLSGGQQQRVAIARALAPSPRVLLCDEPTSALDPTLAEEVVDVLRRLAAEGMTMLMATHDLRLAAAIAHQVIFLEAGKVVETGSPRQLFTRPADPRTAAFVSTLTQSSLPEEWTRPIAAGQ is encoded by the coding sequence ATGATACGGCTGCAGTCCATCTCCAAGACCTTCGACGGCAACCAGGTGCTGCATGGCGTGGACGTCGACATCCCCGAAGGCAGCGTCACGGCGCTGATCGGACCCTCCGGCAGCGGCAAGAGCACGCTGCTGCGCTGCGTGAACCTGCTCGAGGTTCCCGAGGCGGGCGACCTGACCCTGGGCCAGGAAGCACTGCGCTTCACGGCCTCGCCGCCCTCGCTCGAGGCCGTGCAGCGCATCCGCCGCCAGACCGGCATGGTGTTCCAGAACTTCCAGCTGTTCCCGCACCAGACGGTGGTGGCCAACGTGATGGAAGGTTTGATCACGGTGCAGAAGTGGGACAAGGCCCGCGCCCGCCAGCGTGCCCTGGACCTGCTGGAAAAAGTGGGCATGTCGGCCAAGGCCGACGCCTGGCCGGCCACGCTGTCGGGTGGACAGCAGCAGCGCGTGGCCATCGCCCGCGCGCTGGCGCCCTCGCCGCGCGTGCTGCTGTGCGACGAGCCTACGTCGGCGCTGGACCCGACGCTGGCCGAGGAAGTGGTGGACGTGCTGCGCCGGCTGGCCGCCGAAGGCATGACCATGCTGATGGCCACTCACGACCTGCGCCTGGCCGCGGCCATCGCGCATCAGGTCATCTTCCTGGAAGCCGGCAAGGTGGTCGAGACCGGCTCGCCGCGACAGCTGTTCACCCGTCCGGCCGACCCGCGCACCGCCGCCTTCGTGTCCACGCTGACGCAAAGCAGCCTGCCCGAGGAATGGACCCGGCCGATCGCCGCCGGCCAATAG
- a CDS encoding SelT/SelW/SelH family protein, producing MDIPATRPRIAIQYCTQCQWLLRAAWMAQELLSTFSTDLGEVALLPGTGGVFRIHYEDQLLWDRQTDGGFPDAKTLKQRVRDRMDPGRDLGHIDGKKKEG from the coding sequence ATGGATATCCCCGCAACGCGTCCGCGCATCGCCATCCAGTACTGCACCCAATGTCAATGGCTGCTGCGCGCGGCCTGGATGGCGCAGGAACTGCTGTCCACGTTTTCCACCGACCTGGGCGAGGTCGCCCTGTTGCCGGGAACGGGCGGGGTGTTCCGCATCCATTACGAAGACCAACTGCTGTGGGACCGCCAGACCGATGGCGGCTTTCCCGATGCGAAGACGCTCAAGCAGCGGGTCCGCGACCGCATGGACCCGGGCCGCGACCTGGGCCATATCGACGGGAAGAAGAAAGAGGGCTGA
- a CDS encoding LysR substrate-binding domain-containing protein: protein MRFDLTDLRLCLDVQETGTITAAAARSHMTLAAASERIRGMEDALGVPLMTRKRRGVELTPAGRTLAHHARTVLLQMDRLRGDLEQYGHGLRGHVRLQCNTSALSEYLPESLAAFLAGHRAISIDLEERVSRDIADSLRAGLCDIGVLADSADLHGLQVHPFRPDPLTLIVPRDHELAQRGRVSLSEVAHLDFVGLAEGSALQAHVAGHARRAGKPLAYRIRLRSLEAVCRMVGQGIGIGVVPRAAALRHARGAGIRRVALTDPWARRTLVLAVRDAAELPGYVVELMRHILAGAAPP from the coding sequence ATGCGCTTCGATCTCACCGATCTGCGGTTGTGCCTGGACGTCCAGGAGACCGGCACCATCACGGCCGCTGCGGCCCGTTCGCACATGACGCTGGCCGCGGCCAGCGAGCGCATACGCGGCATGGAGGATGCGTTGGGCGTGCCGCTGATGACGCGCAAGCGCCGCGGCGTGGAGTTGACCCCGGCCGGCCGCACCCTGGCGCACCACGCCCGCACGGTCCTGCTGCAGATGGACCGCCTGCGCGGCGACCTCGAGCAATACGGCCACGGGCTCAGGGGCCACGTGCGCCTGCAATGCAACACCTCGGCGCTCAGCGAGTATCTGCCCGAATCGCTGGCGGCCTTCCTGGCCGGGCATCGCGCCATCTCCATCGACCTGGAAGAACGCGTCAGCCGCGACATCGCCGACTCCCTGCGCGCCGGCCTGTGCGACATCGGCGTGCTGGCCGACTCGGCCGATCTGCACGGCCTGCAAGTGCATCCGTTCCGCCCCGACCCGCTGACGCTGATCGTGCCGCGCGACCACGAGCTGGCCCAGCGTGGCCGTGTCAGCCTGTCCGAGGTGGCCCACCTCGATTTCGTCGGCCTGGCCGAAGGCAGCGCGCTGCAGGCCCACGTCGCGGGCCACGCGCGGCGCGCCGGCAAGCCGCTGGCCTACCGCATCCGCCTGCGCAGCCTGGAGGCCGTGTGCCGGATGGTGGGCCAGGGCATCGGCATCGGCGTGGTGCCGCGCGCCGCGGCGCTGCGCCACGCGCGCGGCGCCGGCATCCGCCGCGTCGCCCTGACCGACCCGTGGGCCCGGCGCACCCTGGTGCTGGCCGTGCGCGATGCCGCCGAACTGCCCGGCTACGTGGTCGAACTGATGCGGCACATCCTGGCCGGGGCCGCGCCACCGTAG
- a CDS encoding Bug family tripartite tricarboxylate transporter substrate binding protein — MQAIRRRLAAVPLATVLAAALGTLSLPAHAEWPADKPISYVVPFTVGGSTDVVGRVLAQKLGERLHQSVVVENRPGAAGGIGAAYVAKATPDGYTLFGGTISTHAINASLYKSLKYDPVKDFEPVSLVATLPNVLLVDPNLGVNSVADLVALLKRDPTKRTFASSGAGTSTHLTGELFAGMIGVPLTHVPYKGTPPAMVDVSSGAVTFMFDQMTAALPLLQTGKLKLLAVTTKNRIRLAPDTPTMEEAGVPGFDVASWQAVYAPKGTPKPVVDRLSREIAAILKEPDVQEKLGKTMGMELVGSTPEQLRELMAAEIPRWAEVVRKSGASVE, encoded by the coding sequence ATGCAAGCTATCCGCCGCCGCCTCGCGGCAGTTCCCCTGGCCACCGTGCTGGCCGCCGCGCTGGGCACGCTGAGCCTGCCCGCGCACGCCGAATGGCCCGCCGACAAGCCCATCAGCTACGTGGTGCCGTTCACCGTGGGCGGCTCGACCGACGTGGTCGGCCGCGTGCTGGCCCAGAAACTGGGCGAGCGCCTGCACCAGAGCGTCGTGGTGGAGAACCGGCCCGGCGCGGCAGGCGGCATCGGCGCCGCCTATGTGGCCAAGGCCACGCCGGACGGGTATACGCTGTTCGGCGGCACCATCAGCACGCACGCCATCAACGCCAGCCTGTACAAGAGCCTGAAATACGACCCGGTCAAGGACTTCGAGCCCGTTTCGCTGGTCGCCACGCTGCCCAACGTGCTGCTGGTCGATCCGAATCTGGGCGTGAACTCGGTGGCCGACCTGGTCGCGCTGCTCAAGCGCGATCCGACTAAGCGCACCTTCGCGTCCTCCGGGGCGGGCACATCGACCCACCTGACCGGCGAGCTGTTCGCCGGCATGATAGGCGTGCCGCTGACGCATGTGCCGTACAAGGGCACGCCGCCCGCCATGGTCGACGTGTCGTCGGGCGCGGTCACGTTCATGTTCGACCAGATGACCGCCGCCTTGCCGCTGCTGCAGACCGGCAAGCTGAAGCTGCTGGCGGTCACCACGAAGAACCGCATCAGGCTGGCGCCGGACACGCCGACCATGGAAGAGGCCGGCGTGCCTGGCTTCGACGTGGCCTCGTGGCAGGCGGTGTATGCGCCCAAGGGCACGCCCAAGCCCGTGGTGGACCGCCTCTCGCGCGAGATCGCCGCCATCCTGAAGGAGCCGGACGTGCAGGAGAAGCTGGGCAAGACCATGGGCATGGAACTCGTGGGCAGCACGCCCGAACAGCTGCGCGAGCTGATGGCCGCGGAGATACCGCGCTGGGCCGAGGTGGTGCGCAAGTCCGGCGCCAGCGTCGAATAG
- a CDS encoding ribonuclease activity regulator RraA, which produces MGVSTATLCTALFKRGLRNQFIQDVHPLNPALPNMVGPAYTLRYIPAREDLNPIKVFEDRSHPQRVAVETCPEGAVMVIDSRKDARAASAGSILVTRLMKRGVAGVVTDGGFRDSPEVARLAIPSYHQRPSAPTNLTLHQALDVNVPIGCGDVAVFPGDVVVGDGEGVVVIPAALADKIAVEAVEMTAFEDFVTGEVLRGSSILGLYPPTDPGTREKFAAWRAEQGR; this is translated from the coding sequence ATGGGCGTCAGCACCGCCACGCTGTGCACCGCGCTGTTCAAGCGCGGCCTGCGCAACCAGTTCATCCAGGACGTCCATCCTCTCAATCCGGCGTTGCCCAACATGGTGGGCCCGGCCTACACGCTGCGTTATATCCCGGCCCGCGAAGACCTGAACCCCATCAAGGTGTTCGAGGACCGTTCGCACCCGCAGCGCGTGGCCGTCGAGACCTGCCCCGAGGGGGCGGTGATGGTCATCGACAGCCGCAAGGACGCGCGCGCCGCCTCGGCCGGGTCCATCCTGGTGACGCGGCTGATGAAGCGCGGCGTGGCGGGCGTGGTCACCGACGGCGGCTTTCGCGATTCGCCCGAGGTCGCGCGGCTGGCGATTCCCTCGTACCATCAGCGGCCGTCCGCGCCCACCAATCTGACGCTGCACCAGGCGTTGGACGTGAACGTGCCCATCGGCTGCGGCGACGTGGCGGTTTTCCCGGGCGACGTGGTGGTGGGCGACGGCGAGGGCGTGGTGGTCATCCCGGCCGCGCTGGCCGACAAGATCGCGGTCGAGGCCGTGGAGATGACCGCGTTCGAGGACTTCGTCACCGGCGAGGTGCTGCGGGGCAGCTCCATCCTGGGCCTGTATCCGCCCACCGATCCCGGCACGCGCGAGAAGTTCGCCGCCTGGCGCGCAGAGCAGGGGCGTTGA